Proteins found in one Rhodovulum sp. MB263 genomic segment:
- the mlaD gene encoding outer membrane lipid asymmetry maintenance protein MlaD, translating to MAENSPTEILTGAAVLALAAGFFVYASNATGMIGGPGQQHYELSASFRSAEGVNLGTDVRLAGVKVGTVTGLELNPQTFRADTRFTVRNGIEIPDDSTASVSSEGLLGGTFLELVPGGSPFNLEPGAEVLDTQGAVGLISLLMKFVGGGGDKGAADAGTDGGDDPK from the coding sequence ATGGCAGAGAACAGTCCGACCGAAATCCTCACCGGCGCCGCCGTGCTGGCCCTGGCTGCCGGCTTCTTCGTCTATGCCTCGAATGCGACCGGCATGATCGGCGGTCCCGGCCAGCAGCATTACGAGCTGAGCGCGAGCTTCCGGTCTGCCGAGGGCGTCAATCTCGGTACCGACGTCCGGCTGGCCGGGGTCAAGGTCGGCACCGTGACCGGGCTCGAGCTCAACCCGCAGACCTTCCGCGCCGATACTCGCTTCACCGTCCGCAACGGCATCGAGATCCCCGATGACAGCACCGCGTCGGTCAGCTCCGAGGGGCTACTGGGCGGCACTTTCCTCGAGCTGGTGCCGGGCGGCTCGCCCTTCAATCTCGAGCCGGGCGCCGAGGTGCTCGACACCCAGGGGGCGGTCGGGCTGATCTCGCTACTGATGAAATTCGTCGGCGGCGGTGGCGACAAGGGCGCCGCGGATGCCGGAACGGATGGCGGAGACGATCCGAAATGA
- the lepA gene encoding translation elongation factor 4 codes for MTELRYIRNFSIVAHIDHGKSTLADRLIQLTGTVAERDMKEQLLDAMDIERERGITIKANTVRIEYPAKDGHTYVLNLIDTPGHVDFAYEVSRSMRAVEGSLLVVDATQGVEAQTLANVYTAIDADHEIVPVLNKIDLPAAEPDRVKEQIEDVIGIDASEAIEISAKTGLGIPDVLEAIVKRLPHPHEGDPTKPLKALLVDSYYDPYLGVVVLVRIIDGMLKKGDRIRMMRTGGVYPVDRIGVFRPAMQNVDELGPGEIGFLTASIKQVRDTRVGDTVTTEKKGCETPLPGFKPSQPVVFCGLFPVDTNDFDDLRDAIEKLALNDASFTSEMETSAALGFGFRCGFLGLLHLEVVRDRLEREYGIDLITTAPSVIYKIHMKDGEVRELHNPADMPDLTYVDHIEEPRIKATILVPDEYLGDVLKLCQDRRGEQLDLTYAGSRAMAVYDLPLNEVVFDFYDRLKSVTKGYASFDYQISGYRADFLVKMQILVNDEPVDALSVMVHRDRAELRGRAMCEKLKELIPRHMFKIPIQAAIGGRVIARETLAALRKDVTAKCYGGDATRKKKLLEKQKAGKKKMRQFGKVEIPQQAFINALKMDD; via the coding sequence ATGACCGAGCTCAGATACATCCGCAACTTCTCCATCGTGGCCCATATCGACCACGGGAAATCGACCCTTGCCGACCGGCTGATCCAGCTGACCGGCACCGTCGCCGAACGCGACATGAAGGAGCAGCTGCTCGACGCGATGGATATCGAGCGCGAGCGCGGCATCACCATCAAGGCCAATACCGTCCGGATCGAATATCCGGCCAAGGACGGCCATACCTATGTGCTGAACCTGATCGACACCCCCGGCCATGTCGACTTCGCCTATGAGGTCTCGCGCTCGATGCGCGCGGTCGAGGGCTCGCTCCTGGTCGTCGATGCGACGCAAGGTGTCGAGGCGCAGACGCTGGCCAATGTCTACACCGCCATCGACGCCGATCACGAGATCGTGCCGGTCCTGAACAAGATCGACCTGCCCGCGGCCGAACCCGACCGCGTCAAGGAACAGATCGAGGATGTGATCGGCATCGACGCCTCGGAAGCGATCGAGATCAGCGCCAAGACGGGTCTGGGCATTCCCGATGTGCTGGAGGCCATCGTCAAGCGCCTGCCCCATCCGCATGAGGGCGACCCGACGAAGCCCCTGAAGGCGCTGCTGGTCGACAGCTATTACGATCCCTATCTGGGCGTGGTTGTTCTGGTGCGCATCATCGACGGCATGCTGAAGAAGGGCGACCGGATTCGGATGATGAGGACCGGGGGCGTCTATCCGGTCGACCGGATCGGCGTGTTCCGGCCCGCGATGCAGAATGTCGACGAGCTGGGCCCGGGCGAGATCGGTTTCCTGACCGCCTCGATCAAGCAGGTCCGCGACACCCGCGTCGGCGATACGGTGACGACCGAGAAGAAGGGCTGCGAGACGCCTCTTCCGGGCTTCAAGCCCAGCCAGCCGGTGGTGTTCTGCGGGCTCTTCCCGGTCGATACCAACGATTTCGACGATCTGCGCGACGCCATCGAGAAACTGGCGCTGAACGACGCCTCCTTCACCTCCGAAATGGAGACCTCGGCCGCGCTGGGCTTCGGCTTCCGCTGCGGGTTCCTGGGGCTTCTGCATCTCGAGGTCGTGCGCGACCGGCTCGAGCGCGAATACGGGATCGATCTGATCACCACCGCGCCCTCGGTGATCTACAAGATCCACATGAAGGACGGCGAGGTGCGCGAGCTGCACAACCCCGCCGACATGCCCGACCTGACCTATGTCGACCATATCGAGGAGCCGCGGATCAAGGCGACGATCCTCGTGCCCGACGAATATCTGGGCGACGTCCTGAAGCTGTGCCAGGACCGCCGCGGCGAGCAGCTGGACCTGACCTATGCCGGCTCGCGCGCGATGGCGGTCTATGACCTGCCGCTGAACGAGGTGGTGTTCGACTTCTACGACCGGCTCAAATCGGTGACCAAGGGCTATGCCAGCTTCGACTACCAGATCTCGGGCTATCGCGCCGATTTCCTCGTCAAGATGCAGATCCTCGTCAATGACGAGCCGGTCGATGCGCTGTCGGTCATGGTCCATCGCGACCGCGCCGAGCTGCGGGGCCGGGCGATGTGCGAGAAGCTGAAAGAGCTGATCCCGCGCCACATGTTCAAGATCCCGATCCAGGCGGCCATCGGCGGCCGGGTGATCGCGCGCGAGACGCTGGCGGCGCTGCGCAAGGACGTGACCGCCAAGTGCTATGGCGGCGACGCGACGCGGAAGAAGAAGCTTCTGGAAAAGCAGAAAGCCGGCAAGAAGAAGATGCGCCAGTTCGGCAAGGTCGAGATCCCGCAGCAGGCCTTCATCAACGCGCTCAAGATGGACGACTGA
- a CDS encoding NADH:ubiquinone oxidoreductase subunit NDUFA12 — MGVVDSFLSYVTWWNGQTVNTRLWTARNGQKVGEDAQGNVFYRSKDGKRRWVIYNGEVEASRISPDWHGWLHHTYDAPPTEAPLPHRAWEKPHQENLTGTPLAYAPPGSIRRPEPAPRRDYEAWQPE, encoded by the coding sequence ATGGGCGTGGTCGACAGTTTTCTCAGCTATGTGACCTGGTGGAACGGCCAGACCGTGAACACGCGGCTCTGGACCGCGCGCAATGGTCAGAAGGTCGGCGAGGACGCGCAGGGAAACGTGTTCTACCGCTCGAAGGACGGCAAGCGTCGCTGGGTGATCTACAATGGCGAGGTCGAGGCAAGCCGGATCTCGCCCGACTGGCATGGCTGGCTGCACCACACCTATGACGCGCCGCCGACCGAGGCGCCGCTGCCCCACCGGGCCTGGGAGAAGCCGCATCAGGAAAACCTGACCGGCACGCCCCTGGCCTATGCACCGCCGGGCTCGATCCGCAGGCCCGAGCCCGCGCCGCGGCGCGATTACGAGGCCTGGCAACCGGAATAA
- a CDS encoding hemolysin III family protein has protein sequence MHVTGLTAAALGVPALVILAVVIRGDLSAIVAIAIYGAALCAMLGFSALYHMVRHPGWTPIFRRLDHSAIYWKIAGTYTPFTLLSGHGVTLLAGLWAAAMAGTGLRVFAPYRFRAVNLTLYPAMGWAGAVAGWSIFAALSAPVLGLVIAGGSLYTLGMIFYLWEKLPYHNTIWHVFVLIASMLFFAAITTHVVQTA, from the coding sequence GTGCATGTGACCGGGCTGACCGCCGCTGCGCTCGGCGTACCCGCCCTCGTCATTCTGGCCGTGGTGATCCGGGGCGATCTGTCCGCCATTGTCGCCATCGCGATCTACGGCGCCGCGCTCTGTGCCATGCTGGGCTTCTCGGCGCTATATCACATGGTCCGGCATCCCGGCTGGACGCCGATCTTCCGGCGGCTCGACCATTCGGCCATCTACTGGAAGATCGCGGGTACCTACACGCCCTTCACGCTGCTGTCGGGCCATGGCGTAACGCTGCTGGCCGGGCTCTGGGCCGCAGCCATGGCGGGCACGGGCCTGCGCGTCTTCGCGCCCTACCGGTTCCGGGCCGTCAATCTGACGCTCTACCCGGCCATGGGCTGGGCCGGCGCCGTCGCGGGCTGGAGCATATTCGCGGCACTGTCGGCCCCGGTTCTGGGCCTCGTGATCGCGGGCGGCAGCCTCTACACCCTGGGCATGATCTTCTACCTCTGGGAAAAGCTGCCCTATCACAACACGATCTGGCATGTCTTCGTCCTGATCGCCAGCATGCTGTTCTTCGCCGCCATCACCACCCATGTCGTCCAGACCGCCTGA
- a CDS encoding acylphosphatase, protein MTDQIAVRVRIAGRVQGVGFRAWTLSRATELDLSGWVRNEADGTVLALLAGPEDRVARMLDALQEGPASARVAAVETMPGKRPEGSGFRISR, encoded by the coding sequence ATGACCGACCAGATCGCTGTCCGGGTCCGTATCGCGGGCCGGGTGCAGGGCGTGGGCTTCCGCGCCTGGACCTTGTCGCGGGCGACCGAGCTGGACCTGTCGGGCTGGGTGCGGAACGAAGCGGACGGAACGGTTCTGGCACTGCTTGCGGGGCCGGAAGACCGGGTGGCGCGGATGCTCGATGCGCTGCAAGAGGGGCCGGCTTCGGCGCGGGTCGCGGCCGTCGAGACCATGCCGGGCAAGCGGCCCGAGGGATCCGGTTTCCGCATCTCGCGCTGA
- a CDS encoding DUF2155 domain-containing protein, giving the protein MIRAALALALIATPLLAQQQWSPEGWTPDGWTVAPLEEMPRAEEMMDALGLGDTTLADRPLPLVSRPDPLALQDPRTETRTAAVTETAPRGAVLRGLDKLSGDTVDLTLAPGETGRVWRLTVTLDECRFPADNPASDAFAHLDISDPSRGSHLFSGWMIASSPALNPLDNARYDVWVLRCKSS; this is encoded by the coding sequence ATGATCCGAGCGGCGCTGGCCCTGGCGCTGATCGCGACCCCGCTTCTGGCGCAGCAGCAATGGAGCCCCGAGGGCTGGACCCCGGATGGCTGGACGGTCGCGCCGCTTGAGGAGATGCCCCGCGCCGAAGAGATGATGGATGCGCTGGGGCTGGGCGACACGACGCTGGCGGACCGCCCGCTGCCGCTTGTGTCCCGGCCCGATCCGCTGGCGTTGCAGGACCCCCGGACCGAGACCCGGACCGCGGCCGTGACCGAGACGGCGCCTCGGGGCGCGGTGCTGCGCGGGCTCGACAAGCTCTCGGGCGACACGGTCGATCTGACGCTGGCCCCTGGCGAAACCGGCCGGGTCTGGCGGCTGACGGTGACGCTGGACGAATGCCGCTTTCCGGCCGACAACCCGGCCTCGGACGCCTTCGCCCATCTCGACATCTCCGATCCGAGCCGCGGCAGCCACCTGTTCTCGGGCTGGATGATCGCGTCGAGCCCGGCCCTGAACCCGCTCGACAATGCCCGCTACGACGTCTGGGTGCTGCGCTGCAAAAGCAGCTGA